GTCCGCTTGTGAAGCGATCGGTGTTACTTCTCTACATAAAGTGGTGAATGACCTCGATGCGCAAAGCTGCTTTGCCGCAATCGAATCACTGCAAGAAATCCAAGGCAACAGAGAAACGCTTGCCGATGTTCTGCTCCACGAGCGGGAATGGATGCGACGCAACTCGACTTTGCGTGAACGGCTCCAATCTTTGATTCCCATTCCGTCGCTCAATCCGGTAAAACGCGTGGAGCAAGGGTTTGCCACCACCGTGCGGGCTCGCGAATTCAAACTTGATCAACTTATGTTCCAACTGGCGAGTCGGGCCTACGAAATCGAAGTCGGCCAGCGTCCCAAAACGCTGACGGATTTAGTTCCAAAATATCTAAAGACCGTGCCAGTTGCGCCGAAAACCGGAACAAATGATCCGGCTCTCACTTGGCGGCTATTTAGTAGCCCGATTGATAATCGGCAATGAGATTGAAATTATGCCCAACTTCCAAACAGCACAACTTTCCGAACTCCCGGCCGAACGTTGCCCCTGCGGTTTCACCCGGCGGGCATTCGCCGATTCGACCGCGAACGTTGCGAGCCTTCATCTGGTGGAGATCGAAGCCGACTCCCAAACGCATTACCACAAGACAATGACCGAGATTTACCTCGTGCTCGAGGGCGAAGGCGAGATGGAGTT
This genomic interval from Candidatus Angelobacter sp. contains the following:
- a CDS encoding cupin domain-containing protein, with amino-acid sequence MPNFQTAQLSELPAERCPCGFTRRAFADSTANVASLHLVEIEADSQTHYHKTMTEIYLVLEGEGEMELDGQLIPVKPMTAIYIKPGCRHRAIGRLKILNIPVPAFDPNDEWFD